A window of the Streptomyces finlayi genome harbors these coding sequences:
- a CDS encoding HAD family hydrolase, with protein METIVLGIGETLIRDDRYWASWANWLGIPPHTLSAMVGAAVVQGGEGTDALRLLRPGMDVAAAAHARAAAGRGEHLDESDLYPDVRPALAELRALGLRVVIAGNRTARAGELLRALDLPADLVVTSEEWGVAKPDPGFFAHVLDAAEADPRATLYVGDHPANDLFPAKALGLRTAHIRRGPYGHWWAEHPDVTETADWHLTTLTELPSLLAEPVTDKTPAPARSRALRSV; from the coding sequence ATGGAAACGATCGTCCTCGGCATCGGCGAAACACTCATCCGCGACGACCGCTACTGGGCGTCCTGGGCCAACTGGCTTGGCATCCCCCCGCACACACTCAGCGCCATGGTCGGCGCCGCGGTCGTCCAGGGCGGCGAGGGCACCGACGCGCTGCGGCTGCTGCGCCCCGGCATGGACGTCGCCGCGGCCGCGCACGCCCGTGCGGCGGCCGGCCGGGGTGAGCACCTGGACGAGTCGGACCTCTACCCCGACGTCCGCCCCGCCCTCGCCGAGCTGCGCGCGCTGGGCCTGCGGGTCGTGATCGCGGGCAACCGGACCGCGCGCGCGGGCGAACTGCTCCGCGCCCTGGATCTCCCCGCGGACCTGGTCGTCACCTCGGAGGAGTGGGGCGTCGCCAAACCGGATCCGGGCTTCTTCGCCCACGTACTGGACGCCGCGGAAGCCGACCCCCGGGCCACGCTGTACGTGGGCGACCACCCGGCCAACGACCTGTTCCCCGCCAAGGCCCTGGGCCTGCGGACTGCGCACATCCGGCGCGGCCCGTACGGCCACTGGTGGGCGGAGCACCCGGACGTGACGGAGACGGCGGACTGGCACCTCACGACACTGACGGAACTCCCGTCGCTGCTCGCCGAACCCGTCACGGACAAGACCCCGGCCCCCGCACGGTCCCGGGCGCTCAGGTCGGTGTAG
- a CDS encoding bifunctional FO biosynthesis protein CofGH produces the protein MTDPQRGRPTTNAMRRALKRARDGVALDVTEAAVLLQARGDDLTDLAGSAARVRDAGLDAAGRPGVITYSRKVFIPLTRLCRDTCHYCTFVTVPGKLRREGHGMFLSPDEVIDIARKGAETGCKEALFTLGDRPEDRWPEAREWLEAEGYDDTLAYVRAMAIRVLEETGLLPHLNPGVLTWTDLQRLKPVAPSMGMMLETTATRLWSEPGGPHHGSPDKEPAVRLRVLEDAGRSNVPFTTGILIGIGESYEERADSLFELRKTARAYHGIQEVIVQNFRAKPDTAMRGMPDAELEELAAAIAVARHILGPSARIQAPPNLVDAEYALLIGAGIDDWGGVSPLTPDHVNPERPWPHIDELAAKTAESGFQLRERLTIYPEFVQRGEPWLDPRLLPHVRALADPETGLAKEGAIPAGLPWQEPDEGFSASGRTDLHRTIDTEGRTGDRRDDFDEVYGDWEALREAAAPGMVPSRIDGDVRQALSQAADDPTKLTDEQALALLHADGPALDELCRIADTLRRDVVGDDITYIVTRNINFTNVCYTGCRFCAFAQRRTDADAYTLSLDQVADRAAQAWDVGAVEVCMQGGIHPDLPGTAYFDIARAVKERVPGMHVHAFSPMEVVNGATRTGLSVRDWLTAAKEAGLDSIPGTAAEILDDEVRWVLTKGKLPTATWLEVIRTAHEVGLRSSSTMMYGHVDQPRHWLGHLRTLANLQQETGGFTEFVTLPFIHTNAPVYLAGIARPGPTDRDNRAVTAMARLLLHPHITNIQTSWVKLGAEGAAEMLRSGANDVGGTLMEETISRMAGSGYGSHRSVQDLVAIADLAGRPAKPRTTLYGEVPAERVASAAASDGHLPELLPLLPEKP, from the coding sequence ATGACCGATCCTCAGCGCGGACGCCCGACCACCAACGCCATGCGGCGCGCACTCAAGCGCGCCCGGGACGGCGTCGCCCTCGATGTGACCGAGGCCGCCGTGCTGCTCCAGGCGCGCGGCGACGATCTGACGGACCTCGCCGGGTCCGCCGCCCGGGTGCGGGACGCCGGGCTCGACGCGGCGGGCCGGCCAGGCGTCATCACGTACTCCCGCAAGGTCTTCATCCCGTTGACGCGGCTGTGCCGCGACACGTGCCACTACTGCACGTTCGTGACCGTGCCGGGGAAGCTGCGGCGCGAGGGGCACGGGATGTTCCTGTCGCCCGACGAGGTCATCGACATCGCCCGCAAGGGTGCCGAAACGGGCTGCAAGGAGGCGCTGTTCACGCTCGGCGACCGGCCCGAGGACCGCTGGCCCGAGGCACGGGAGTGGCTGGAGGCCGAGGGGTACGACGACACGCTCGCGTACGTACGGGCGATGGCGATCCGGGTCCTGGAGGAGACGGGTCTCCTTCCGCACCTCAACCCGGGCGTACTGACGTGGACCGACCTTCAGCGGCTCAAGCCCGTCGCACCGTCCATGGGCATGATGCTGGAGACGACGGCGACCCGCCTGTGGTCCGAGCCCGGCGGCCCGCACCACGGCTCACCGGACAAGGAGCCCGCGGTGCGGCTGCGGGTGCTGGAGGACGCGGGCCGTTCCAACGTCCCGTTCACCACCGGCATCCTGATCGGGATCGGCGAGTCGTACGAGGAGCGCGCCGACTCCCTCTTCGAGCTGCGCAAGACGGCCCGCGCCTACCACGGCATCCAGGAAGTCATCGTGCAGAACTTCCGCGCCAAGCCGGACACGGCGATGCGCGGGATGCCGGACGCCGAACTGGAGGAACTGGCGGCGGCGATCGCCGTGGCCCGCCACATCCTCGGCCCGTCCGCCCGCATCCAGGCCCCGCCGAACCTCGTCGACGCGGAGTACGCCCTTCTCATCGGCGCGGGGATCGACGACTGGGGCGGCGTCTCGCCGCTCACCCCCGACCATGTGAACCCCGAGCGCCCCTGGCCGCACATCGACGAACTGGCCGCGAAGACCGCCGAGTCGGGCTTCCAGCTCCGTGAACGCCTCACCATCTACCCGGAGTTCGTCCAGCGCGGCGAGCCATGGCTCGACCCCCGACTCCTCCCGCACGTGCGGGCCCTCGCCGACCCGGAGACCGGGCTCGCGAAGGAGGGGGCGATCCCGGCGGGGCTGCCCTGGCAGGAGCCCGACGAGGGCTTCAGCGCCTCCGGCCGTACCGACCTGCACCGCACGATCGACACCGAGGGCCGCACCGGCGACCGGCGCGACGACTTCGACGAGGTGTACGGGGACTGGGAGGCCCTCCGTGAGGCGGCGGCGCCGGGCATGGTGCCGTCCCGCATCGACGGGGACGTACGCCAGGCCCTGAGCCAGGCCGCCGACGACCCGACGAAGCTCACCGACGAGCAGGCGCTCGCCCTGCTGCACGCGGACGGCCCGGCGCTCGACGAGCTGTGCCGGATCGCGGACACGCTGCGCCGGGACGTGGTCGGGGACGACATCACGTACATCGTCACGCGGAACATCAACTTCACCAACGTCTGCTACACCGGCTGCCGGTTCTGCGCCTTCGCCCAGCGGCGTACGGACGCCGACGCGTACACCCTCTCGCTCGACCAGGTCGCCGACCGTGCCGCACAGGCGTGGGACGTCGGCGCGGTCGAGGTCTGCATGCAGGGCGGCATCCACCCCGACCTGCCGGGCACGGCGTACTTCGACATCGCGCGGGCCGTGAAGGAACGCGTCCCCGGCATGCACGTGCACGCGTTCTCGCCGATGGAGGTCGTCAACGGGGCCACCCGCACCGGGCTCTCCGTCCGCGACTGGCTGACCGCCGCGAAGGAGGCGGGCCTGGACTCGATCCCCGGCACGGCGGCCGAGATCCTCGACGACGAGGTCCGCTGGGTCCTCACGAAGGGCAAACTGCCGACGGCCACCTGGCTCGAGGTCATCAGGACCGCCCACGAGGTGGGTCTGCGTTCGTCCTCGACCATGATGTACGGGCATGTCGACCAGCCGCGCCACTGGCTCGGACACCTGCGGACGCTGGCGAACCTCCAGCAGGAGACCGGCGGCTTCACCGAGTTCGTGACGCTGCCGTTCATCCACACCAACGCGCCCGTCTACCTGGCGGGCATCGCCCGACCCGGCCCGACCGACCGCGACAACCGCGCGGTCACCGCGATGGCCCGGCTCCTCCTGCACCCGCACATCACCAACATCCAGACGAGCTGGGTGAAGCTGGGCGCGGAGGGTGCGGCGGAGATGCTGCGCTCGGGCGCCAACGACGTGGGCGGCACCCTCATGGAGGAGACCATCTCCCGGATGGCCGGATCGGGTTACGGCTCCCACCGCTCCGTGCAGGACCTCGTCGCCATCGCCGACCTCGCGGGCCGCCCGGCGAAGCCGCGTACGACGCTGTACGGCGAGGTGCCGGCCGAGCGCGTCGCGTCGGCCGCCGCGTCGGACGGGCACCTGCCGGAGCTGCTGCCGCTCCTGCCGGAGAAGCCGTGA
- a CDS encoding ADP-ribosylglycohydrolase family protein codes for MSTGTTAVWGRVEQQDFRSRVRGALLGGAIGDALGAGVTGLTLEQIREAHGAESVTDFVPAHGRRGAVTAVTQLTLFTVDGLIRAQVRRDTGAWHPPTDVHRAHLRWSATQRDWGPDERRAGDGWLAREEWLYARRAPSRACLTGFGDAVMGTLDQPKNPTARDAAALTRSAPFGLLVGWEPQLVLQLAVECAAQSHGHATAQLAAGALAVMVHGLARGETLDGSVQHALGLLAGRPGQEPVTEALKKALGSVRQGIPGPALIEALGATDSAEEVLAVALYCALVGEDVRHGLRLAVNHGGPSTSTGAVCGALLGALHGETALPPAWLAELEGRSTLLQLADDFAMEMTQGPALHSPTAVAAGWLARYPRA; via the coding sequence GTGAGCACAGGGACCACAGCTGTCTGGGGCCGTGTCGAACAGCAGGACTTCCGCAGCCGGGTCCGCGGCGCACTGCTCGGCGGCGCCATCGGGGACGCGCTCGGCGCGGGCGTCACCGGGCTCACGCTGGAGCAGATCCGCGAGGCCCACGGTGCGGAGTCGGTCACCGATTTCGTACCCGCGCACGGCAGACGCGGTGCCGTCACCGCCGTCACCCAGCTCACCCTGTTCACCGTCGACGGGCTGATCCGCGCCCAGGTCCGCCGCGACACCGGCGCCTGGCACCCGCCCACCGACGTGCACCGCGCCCATCTCCGCTGGTCCGCGACCCAGCGCGACTGGGGTCCCGACGAACGCCGCGCCGGAGACGGCTGGCTCGCCCGCGAGGAGTGGCTGTACGCCCGCCGGGCCCCCTCCCGCGCCTGCCTCACCGGCTTCGGCGACGCCGTGATGGGCACGCTGGACCAGCCGAAGAACCCCACGGCCCGGGACGCGGCCGCCCTCACCCGCTCCGCACCCTTCGGGCTCCTGGTCGGCTGGGAGCCGCAGCTCGTCCTCCAGCTGGCCGTCGAGTGCGCCGCGCAGAGCCACGGTCACGCCACCGCCCAGCTCGCCGCCGGAGCCCTGGCCGTCATGGTGCACGGACTGGCCCGCGGTGAGACGCTGGACGGCTCCGTGCAGCACGCCCTGGGCCTGCTGGCGGGCCGTCCGGGCCAGGAGCCGGTCACCGAAGCGCTCAAGAAGGCCCTCGGCTCCGTACGCCAGGGCATCCCGGGCCCGGCCCTCATCGAGGCACTCGGCGCCACGGACTCCGCCGAGGAGGTCCTCGCCGTGGCCCTGTACTGCGCCCTGGTGGGTGAGGACGTCCGACACGGTCTGCGCCTCGCCGTGAACCACGGAGGTCCCTCCACGTCCACCGGGGCCGTCTGCGGCGCCCTGCTCGGCGCCCTGCACGGCGAGACGGCCCTGCCGCCCGCCTGGCTCGCCGAGCTGGAGGGGCGGTCCACCCTTCTCCAGCTCGCCGACGACTTCGCGATGGAGATGACCCAGGGTCCCGCACTGCACAGCCCGACCGCCGTCGCCGCCGGCTGGCTGGCCCGCTACCCGCGGGCGTGA
- a CDS encoding SDR family oxidoreductase, with translation MLLAGKTVVVSGVGAGLGHQVAAAVVRDGGRAVLGARTAANLTRTATEIDPAGLHTASLTADVTDEEQCRSLAALAVARFGGIDAVVHVAALDTHFGGLEDADFAAWRSVLDVNLLGTLRMTRACLPALKERGGSVVIIGTQSAVAAPTQVRQAAYAASKGALTSAMYSLAQELGPHRIRVNTVLPGWMWGPPVQAYVKFAAHTEGVSEEKVLAGLTARMVLPEPATDGDVAEAVVFLASDRARSITGQSLLVNAGELMR, from the coding sequence ATGCTGCTCGCGGGGAAGACCGTCGTCGTGTCGGGCGTCGGCGCGGGCCTCGGGCATCAGGTCGCTGCCGCCGTGGTGCGGGACGGGGGCCGCGCGGTTCTCGGGGCGCGTACGGCGGCGAATCTGACCAGGACCGCCACCGAGATCGATCCGGCGGGCCTGCACACGGCCTCACTGACGGCCGACGTCACCGACGAGGAGCAGTGCCGGTCCCTCGCCGCACTCGCGGTCGCACGGTTCGGCGGGATCGACGCGGTGGTCCACGTGGCCGCCCTGGACACCCACTTCGGCGGCCTGGAGGATGCCGACTTCGCCGCCTGGCGGTCGGTGCTCGACGTCAACCTGCTCGGGACGCTGCGGATGACGCGGGCCTGCCTGCCCGCCCTGAAGGAGCGCGGCGGGTCGGTGGTCATCATCGGTACGCAGTCCGCGGTGGCCGCCCCGACGCAGGTGCGGCAGGCGGCGTACGCGGCCTCGAAGGGGGCGCTGACGTCCGCCATGTACTCACTGGCGCAGGAACTGGGGCCGCACCGGATACGGGTGAACACGGTGCTGCCCGGCTGGATGTGGGGTCCGCCGGTGCAGGCGTACGTGAAGTTCGCCGCGCACACCGAGGGCGTGTCCGAGGAGAAGGTGCTGGCCGGACTCACGGCACGCATGGTGCTGCCCGAACCGGCCACCGACGGGGACGTGGCGGAGGCCGTGGTGTTCCTGGCCTCCGACCGGGCGCGGTCGATCACCGGGCAGTCGCTTCTGGTCAACGCCGGAGAGCTGATGCGCTGA
- a CDS encoding DUF397 domain-containing protein — MAILQGATDIWTKSSYSGGNGACVEVKSPLAQAIAVRDSKAPEGPSLTFVSGAWNAFVRDVATGTVNA; from the coding sequence ATGGCTATTCTTCAGGGTGCTACGGATATCTGGACGAAGTCCTCTTACTCGGGCGGCAACGGCGCGTGCGTCGAGGTCAAGTCCCCGCTCGCGCAGGCCATTGCCGTGCGTGACTCGAAGGCCCCGGAGGGTCCCTCGCTCACCTTCGTGTCCGGTGCGTGGAATGCCTTCGTGCGGGATGTCGCTACGGGCACCGTCAACGCCTGA
- a CDS encoding helix-turn-helix domain-containing protein: protein MPSNVNPTVRRRRLGQELRRLREIKGMTAEEVAERLLVSQSKISRLENGRRSISQRDVRDLCGVYEVEDHRVVDSLMQMAKDSRQQGWWHAFGDIPYSVYIGLETDAESLRVYEPQVVPGLLQTRQYAEALINGALPESAATDIEKRVSVRARRQDRINALEHPLRLWAVIDESALHRMVGGKQVMIDQLEHLIEQSSLPHVTVQVLPFSMGAHPGINGQYAILEFPDAADSSVVYIEGVTSDLYLEKAHDVQRYSVMYEHLRAQALNVEQTRDFISGIAKGYTS from the coding sequence CGAGGAGGTGGCGGAGCGCCTGCTGGTCTCGCAGTCGAAGATCAGCCGCCTGGAGAACGGCCGCCGCTCCATCAGCCAGCGTGACGTCCGCGACCTCTGCGGGGTGTACGAGGTCGAGGACCACCGCGTCGTCGACTCCCTCATGCAGATGGCCAAGGACTCCCGCCAGCAGGGCTGGTGGCATGCCTTCGGCGACATCCCGTACAGCGTCTACATCGGTCTGGAGACCGATGCGGAGTCCTTGCGGGTGTACGAGCCCCAGGTCGTCCCGGGCCTGCTGCAGACCCGGCAGTACGCCGAGGCGCTGATCAACGGCGCGCTGCCGGAGTCAGCCGCGACCGACATCGAGAAGCGGGTCAGCGTCCGGGCCCGCCGGCAGGACCGGATCAACGCGCTGGAGCATCCGCTGCGCCTCTGGGCCGTCATCGACGAGTCCGCGCTGCACCGGATGGTCGGCGGCAAGCAGGTGATGATCGACCAGCTGGAGCACCTCATCGAGCAGTCGAGCCTGCCCCATGTGACGGTCCAGGTGCTGCCGTTCAGCATGGGCGCGCACCCCGGCATCAACGGGCAGTACGCCATTCTGGAATTCCCGGACGCCGCGGACTCCAGCGTGGTCTACATCGAGGGAGTCACGAGCGACCTCTACCTGGAGAAAGCCCATGATGTGCAGCGATACAGCGTCATGTACGAGCACTTGCGGGCACAGGCGCTGAATGTGGAACAGACCCGCGATTTCATCAGCGGGATCGCCAAGGGGTACACCAGCTGA